The following is a genomic window from Leptidea sinapis chromosome 1, ilLepSina1.1, whole genome shotgun sequence.
AATAGTGAGTGGGGTCGTCTGTTACATActaatattaaacattaaaaccacaaatattatttattattagttattatttaataagttcaCTAAGACAAATACAGACTTGGACATTCAACCAAAACTATATTAGCTCCACGGTAGACCGACCCGAATGAGCCAGAGAAGGcgatatttatataaaagtgtGTTCTCAAGGATGACCTTCATTACCCAAAGGGTACAAATTTAACCCATAGTACCAGCCGAATACGTACTTGCATTTAACCCTGTtactttattctttatttaaatttatttatttatttaaattactgacaAAAGATAATGGTAAATATCCGACATTAAGTCCGTAACTATTTGTTTTTTAGTGACAagaagggacaagatgagcaggactttcagctgatggtaattgatacgccctgcccattacaatgcagtgctgctcaggattttcGAAAAATCCaacaattctgagtggcactacaattgggctcgtctccttgagacataagatgttaagtctcgtttgctcagtaatttcactagctacggcgctcttctgaaacacaataatgtttagacattactgcttcacggcagaaataggcgccgttgtggtacccataatctagccggcatcctgtgcaaaggagcctcccactggtaagctgTTATGATGATTAGTAGAATCGTTGGAACTCATCGGCCCAATATATATGATCACTGGGCCTCAAGTTAGGAATGTCATGTGCttgattatatttttcatgGAGTTTCACCAGCACCCACCAAAGGTACAGGAAGTCTACGTGTAGCTTCGCTGCGTAGTGGTGGAGGATCAGGTACGGATTGAGCATCTTGATATTATTCTTCGGCCTGTGGGTATATAtatcggagaattagaatataaaagtatacatatatggcctgtatgattatattctactctgtgtattgggctgaactgatggcgaacgtcatctttcaaagtgtgtttgaagttgtcactgtgtacgtcactgtcggtgacgtgattgaagttagttattattgtccatcagtagagcgctcatttagAAGTAgcattcgtcttcaagctagcgcgcgcgccggttgtgcgcactgattgACTTAAATAACATggtggataccaacaccgtgacgcccgattttaaatccaaataaatctccgagatatatttatttaaaaactgagttttattgaagtgaaacttctttgcgcgCTAATGCGTAAAAGGGTatttttttacggatgaaacgcaatAAAGTGACACGAAAATGGGGGACGATTTTGTCGTTTGACGGCTAGGaccttttaatatttacaaataacatGCGGCCAGCGGCACTCGTCATTTGagaattaaatataacatttttcataacacataaaatataaatatttcattcattctcttttcttacttaaaaaacattattattaataactaatacTGACAAAAACATTTGATTTAGAGAAcagataattataaataaacaagatTTGACTATTAGTTTGCCAAAGAAGTTCTAACCTGTATACTTTGTACGTACGCAATCTGtctatcaatttaaaaatatcactaCGATTTTGTCTATAAGTACATACTTAGATTAATgtttggtctctgctgcgctccaattagatagatagatagagtcTCCAGATAGCGCAGACATAGTCGAAATTGCGGCAACTATATACACGAAAACAGCGATTACGAAAATTCGCCACCGCCCGCACCTGTCTCAGTCCCCTTTGTCGTCATACCCCCGCGCCCCTGTACCGCGCAGGCGAGAACTCAGATAAACGGTCAGCCTATAATACTACGCCCGTAGGCGTACTCGAGCAAGTCTCGTGTGGTCTGGTggcgaacaatgtgtgacgttcacGTGTCAAAATGTCATATTCTGTCAAACTTTTAATGAATTTCAATGTAATAACCTGAACCGTATGTTACAAGATGCaggcacacaagcatctaatagttgccgcaataaagAAACTATTGTGCTTAGTTAGTGCGGTATCTAAATGtagcgcagcgaagaccaatccataatctaaagattcagaattctgagcggcacttgtTGATGTGTTATTGAAGTCCTAGGACATGACTGAAGTTGTGGATGAGAACTCTTAATGATCAATTCAATAGGAACGCTCATAAGCCTCACCTCATTCTCTCCATAGTGTTATAAATATCGTGAATCTTTTTCCAAATTCTTCTGATCGTTCTGTAGAGGAATGCGATACGATACGACGTATCCTTCGAATTGAAATATctagaaatgtttttttttttaataaaaagtcaAGTTCTCTCAAGTATAAAAATAACCTTTTGCTTCAAAGGGTTATTTATATACTTGAGagaatgtaataatatatttgcctGCAGATTCATTGAATGTAACAGTGACTGTCAAACACTTATTGCGAGTAGAGTTTGGGTGACAtactcgcagccatttgtattatacgtcaagattagttctctggacgctcgcgagtggcgcttcaaataggcacaaaaatttgctgttaaacatatggaacagcctgtccagtggtatttatacaggctAGTGACTTGCTATATACATAGTCTTACAATATACTGACATATAGACAAACCAAGAAAGCGAGAAGAAGTTCTCTAACGGAGGTACAGCAAGATACTTACCATTTACTTTAAATGCCTAGTGTGACCGCGCTCCACCTGGGGTGAAGAATAGAAAccacttcttttttttatgaaaataagagacgagacgagccggacgttcagctgatgttacttgatacgccctggccattaaaatgctgtgccgctcaggattcttgaaagacccaaacgttctgagtggcactacaactgcgctcgtctgtCATTTCTTCGTCGTCAACTGGTAATGAAACtacaaaccgtactgacgcaacggGACGACGAgagggtgaaaggggaacgggaggagGCTTCACGTTCCAACGAGGtgcagagataatgtaaccgggtagtacCTATATTCTTTTGTTATTAAGTCTAAGGTTATTACACGAATTTTCATtcctataacaatattttattaaaacgtcTTAGTattgtctataattttttttttggtttaaggaggacaaactagtgtgcgggtcacctggtgttaagtaatcaccgccgcccacattctcttgcacagaggaatcacagaggagcgttgccggcctttaaggaaggtgtacgtgctttttttgaaatccGTATTGACCCGgaaacgccgcacaaggaagctcattccacagctttgtagtacgtggaagaaaggacGGTGAAatcagcactgtggaggaccgccacacatccagatggtggagatgatatcctaatttgtggcttgtcgtgcgaaggtggaatccggCAATAATGAAACGTAAATATGCTACCTTTCATTCTCTAATTGCTGTAACTTATGTCTTGCCATGTAAATAGTCTGCAGCATAATGTCCAACACCTTCATCTTCGCCATATGTAATGACGCCTCTTGGTACTCATAATATGAACCCACCCAAATTTGACGTCTCGTATCATTCACGAACGTTTCATTGCTGGTTGGCCGGGGCATCTTTTTccaaagttttttgatatcgaCCTTTTCTACATCAATGGATACATTTCTAGCGATTAAATCATGATGTTTTAGTGCACTTATGTTTAGTGGTTCGACATCAAATTGGAATAGGTCACCAATGTCGGGAAATAGTTTTTCTTGGCATGATATGCAAGGCAGAAAACCTGTAATAGAGTTTAGTAGTAAGCTCAAGTAGTGTTCACCCGACATTAAGTGTGCTTCCTCGCgtgaattttatacaataattatagcaatttcttaaaaatttcgtgtatcattcattcatcatttaaattaaatacatttataaattacgataactaatataaatataacgttAATAACGTTATTGTTTACCTGTTTCATCAACAAGTTGATAAACATCCTAACCCTtccctcaaaatacatatatatcaatataatttatgttagaGCAAATACTAATTACTAAATTCAAGATAAAtgtgatttgaattcattcaattcaagagaaataataaactgtacgtGCCATTTAATATGCATGGTAGAGTGCAGGGctccattattttatttttatgaaaataaaggacaagacgagcatgacatttagctgatagtaattgatacgccctgcccataacaatgcagttctCAGGATCCGAATCCtttcaggattctcgaaaaaccccaAAGATACTGAGCGGCTCTataactgcgctcatcaccttgagtcataagatgttaagtctcatttgcccaggaatttcaatatctacggcgcccttcagagcgaaacacagtaatgcttacagttgtggtaccctttatggttattcaattttatattagataataataataatattgacacactttttacacaaataatcttgccccaaattaagcatatatagcttgtgttatgggtagcaagacaacgatatatttaatacaatatacttacttaaacatacttaaatatatataaacatacataaatacatttaaacatccatgactcggaaacaaacatccatattcatcatataaatgcttgcacctatcgggattcgaacccgggatctctagcttagtaggtaggatcgctaaccactgggctatacaggtcgtcaatataCTACGACGCAGTACAAATTCTAGacatatattaaagcttctttaacAAATAGGTTATAGTATAGTACATTAtgtagaggataatgatgcatgatcttgtctggttctgcgcaggccaccaatttgtataatattttaataagtaggCTAGGCTGTTATATCATTTAAAAGTTGAGCtgagagtttcttatcagttcttctcccatGTCATGTCCTCTTTACGCACTGATGTAGCTTATGACGTGTGATGTGATATTGTCACTTCCTATGGTAATccatatattttgtattgtattattttctaACTCGACGTATTTCTTctgatgtaatataataattttcatatgataattcaattttatatcgTGCGTTCGATCCGTATTCAAAGATTTTatttgtcaaatgtcaaatgttGCAACAATATTCGAACTTGATTGATCTACTGCAAACACGTAACAAACCTCAGCCCGTCCTTAGAGCCCGTCTTACCTGTCACcccataaacttattattgactacaattataatttttaaatcttttaccTAGCAATGATAATGTTATGCaggtaataaatttcattttcttcTATTTATGTCAcacaataatttcattttattttccaATTTACCAATCTTGAAGTTCCAATTAATGTTCCACTGAAACTTTTAGTAAAATCTATAAGTGAAACAGcaattaaattcatattgttAATTTGCCAATCAGCATTTTCCGCAACGAATTTgctctataaaatatttgagaGTTCCGTACGTGAAAATGTGTAATTGTTAAAATGATCGCGGATAGAGGGAATCAAAATTATTCAAGCACTACTCGTATTTTTGTTTCGATCTAGTCTTGCatctatttgttttgtacaaaaGTAATCTAAAACTATACATTTTGTAGGAGTttccaaaaatattcataaattatcAAAGTTGTTTTTTTTCACGTATAaaaacctgtggaatgagctttctagtgcggtgtttccgggacgatacgacatgggtaccttcaaataaagcatATACCTTCCGcggcggcaacgctcctgtcattcgTCTGATGTTGCAAGcaaatgtgggtggcggtaatcacttaacccCATGTGACACGTGCgttcatttgtcctcctcttgcGTAAAAAAAATTCGGTCGGAACCACCCTCCCACAGAAAACCGGTGTGAAGTAGCAGCCTAGTGCTGCTatatttcgcataggttagtgtcaagGACCGGAGTCCGTCCACCACTACCTTGAGATGGCGCAGCTGGCCTTGTTTTTCCTTACGGAGAAGCAGATATCTCGTCCGTGTGGAGCGACACGGCATACTTAACATACCCCGgttacaaaattgagcataatctTTGCCTCGTGCTATTTGTGTTTGTTAggaaggatatctgctgtcgctgTAACAATCGGTAATTTCCAGGGTCCTCTCTACTCTTTAGCTGCGTGTATCTACAGGAAACCTGTAATGATTGCACAGAAACGGAttatctcatgggctgcgtgcAAATGGCAATTGACGaagtgcttgcacagatcccctccgctgaaattgtAGTCTTAGGTGACTTCgtcgggcacaatgccgaatggcttgggtcaCGTACGTACTACGCAgggtgatctgtgcataattttgcattggcgtatggtctgtcccaattagtTGAGTCGGCAATGCGGCTCCCAGGCATGGAAGCTACAAGTAATCCTTAGATATAGTTCTGCTGCTTACTCCttatcccgatagttaccaggccTCTGTGGACGCCCCTCTCAGAACAAGTGTGATCAAGTAATGGTCCGATCATTGCTTGATCACACcagccgcgtttggcactacaagtaaACAGATTGGGATAGGGTGCGTTCCTTTTTGCCATCCTACCCTTGAGGtgaggtttgtttcccttcggttGATCCCAGTACCTGTGCCGTTGCAGTGACCGAAGTGTAGTAtcactacagggcatggatattttcataccaagctctgtagtactgatcggtggcagatcacagcacTGGTTCGATGCGTTAGTTAAATCAGTATGTAAGAAACCGGCGCATTGAACCTGAGTTGCGGCGCGGTGCACGAAAGAGGGCTGCAAATCAACAAACTTCCAATTCTCCTTCTGATTGCTACTTAACAAATCTTccaaattattgtgttttagataaattaaatcttttagtAACTACAAACTGAGGACCTTGACgggttcgaggcccgcatcgttcataaaatgttgttttcagttttattttttgtagtcAGCAGCAACTTTTAAATTTACCTGTGCTATTGATATATTGAATGACTTAACAGATCAAAAAGTTCTTTATTGAAATGGTTTATGGAAGTGGTTGAAATTATaatggaaaaataataaatataatttaaaaaatacgaaaatattatcaaaactataaaatttcGGTTTATCAGTCGTTCTAATATTTGCTTCTAATCAACAAACTTCCAATTCTCCTTCTGATTGGTCAGATTGCTACTTAACAAATCTTCCAAATTATTGTGATTCAGATATATTAAATCTATGAGTAACTCCGTTTCATACCGCAAACTGAGGACTCTTTCTTGGGCATAAACAAATTCCGTTAGAGTGTACCGCGTCCATCGTTTTCGATTTAAGGTGCAGTCCCTATATGCTTTCGTTGTAACTCGAGCGAACGTTTTACAAGCCTGGTCAGTTTTGCTTATAAGAAAACCCATTTTATAGACTGGGTGCGTATTAAACTGTTTTCTTATTATCTGCATAATTACCATTTTATTTCTTGCTTGGTAAATAGATTGTTTCATGAGCTCATAGATTCTTCGTCGAACATTATAAggatcaaaataattattaactaaatcTCCAGGTGGTTGCCATCGTCTTCCGTCctttttagtaattattttgggatcaccATTTGGAAATTTGATGTTCAAAAGATCATCTGTTGCATCTATACTTTGAAAAACTTCTTTTAATTCTTCGGATACGTTGTTCAGTCCTTGAGCTTTTCTTCGTTTCGAGATGTCTTCCCAAACTCGgcttaatttgtatttttctaaataatCTTTAAATGTCCAGTTGCTTTTAATAGCCTCTGTATTGGTCCATTTGGGAATAATTGTAGTTTGATTAACATTATTTGTAGCAGATTCAATTGATAAAACAATTGTATATAATAAGAAACCtgtaataatttgtaaaattttaaacgaGTTTCTAAATCAGAGATTTAATCTAAATCTAGTCATGGAATACAGTTAAATGCGCTACGTCATAACTAGTAAGCGAGAATGAAGAAGGAAAAGGTAgctaaccagtgggaggctcctttgcacaggatggcggctagattatgcgtaccacaacggcgcctatatctgccatgaagtagtaatgtgtaaaaattactgtgtttcggtctgaagggcgccgtagctagtgaaataactgggcaaatgagacttaacatcttatgtctcaaggtgacgagcgcaattgtagtggcgcccagaatttttgggcttttcaagaatcctgaacgtcctgctcgtctcgtcccgtattttcataaaaaaatacttttaaatagcAATCTGCAAAGCCACGTTAGCCTGCCCTCACAAGGATTTTACGCAGAGAAGTTCATAATATGACTCACTCTGTAcctataatacaatttttaacagTCATAGAATCGCTCCCTCTATTCGTCTcataaagtctattttttcacatctatataaatttaatagtagTATAAGGAAAAGCTGTATATGTACAgacgttaatattttttttaagaaccGACCGTAAACTTACGCTCGCTTCTAAAGTAACTTATACGATTTGACCTCGCTAGTACATCCAAACTTCGACTGTCCCTTGATTTCTATTTACATCAATTTTAGTAGATTTCTAACGCtccatcaaattttatttatcttatattaacACTTACAGtgaaaaatcataataataagtacagctgtcataatttttttatgagcgtttatattattgttaataatttactGTTCGATGCActattgttgttgttgtttaaTCTTCAGTAATACTTCATTACAAACGAGTATTTGTAATTAGTAGTTTATGACGCGATTCAATATTATCGGATAACAGCTAATGATATATCGCTTGAACATGAATTATAAATCGCTTATGTggtgcgtgtggtgtcgcaccagaataccaccaccccatctcctccgttgggtgtcgtaagagaaaactaagggatacaaaaaatggaggatgggcagcagcatcttcCGAAGAGAACACCACCATCAACTGCAATCGTcgccaagcgtggcgattataataaaactccccaaaataaaaacatgtcaTGATGGGGCTGCATTaaacaaaatcattaaaaaaattaacaaaaaaacaaccgacttcaaaaacactattccaaaatattcaatataatatgcactaaaaagaataaaaataattgcatatttttataacatctaattaatataattctagttacgattattcttatttttggaatcagtgtcgTGTGtgtcccgccgcggccccgcgctctcctctcgcctcctcaaATCACGCGTGCggctcaagcacatctcacctataactatgcatGTAGTTAAAAGCCCTCCTTGGCTGACGCCGACTTAAAATACTAAGTTTTTTTATGGTTCTCTCATGGTATCCATTGTTATATTTGgaccaaaatcggttcacctagtcgaaagttctgagataacaaaaataaacaaaaagaacataccgacgaattgagaacctcctccttttttgaagttggttaaaaaatcataatagaAATAAGATATGTATTAAATTGCCGTTTTGGCGAGCTCTGAGTTATAATTTTGTCCAATTGTTGCGAGATTTTAAAGTTTAACACGACAGCTAGAACATTCTAGATTTAAAAATGTACAGCATTGGATTGtctaatttgaattgtttttttattcgactttaaaataaatgtcgaatataataaatttgatcTAAATGGCGTAATATTGATCGGAGGATTAAGCGGAGCTTTTAGGAATAGGATAGAAATCCAATATTTAGAAATCCTCTGACCTCCTCTAGCATCAGAGTGGACCCTAGgaaaaaatgtatgtataaaaaaactTCTCTTGAAGAACAAATGCCAAGGAAATTGCACATCAAGATGTAATGATGGCAGAATTTGTGAAGTCTAGAACCAAGTTTTCTAACGCAAAGgcacctctccagcacgaaaagggagCTATTtctacgtgaaaactcgcagcaaaaacgctTCTTGCTGCAAGCGTGAGgcaaattgatttaaatttcgaaccccacgtgaccattCATCCGGGAATTACaccgcgttaaaaaaataaacaatgcgatccggtgcgtttcgaaactcattttagcctagcgtattatctcattgccacaatgatatttataataaacattgttaaatattatcttaattgtttctcttactataaCCTAAAACACTTTTCTCTCTAGTGGAGGTGAAAAGTTTCATacgagagcaaatttttttttgtcttgtgcctttaaatcactcacttcctcagtagtctatattagaatcttacttcgccaattcgtgatataaagtcagcactcgcagcaaaaaataactttgctcacttgttgaacaaataactattccTTGAGATGGCAGAAATATTAACGAGcgtaaatacttaattaaataaacagaTTTTACCGAACaagaaaatgtttgaattttttcgtttttcacaattttatacCTAATTCAACCCCTAATATTACAAtgaaaagtattatttatttgataacaaAGACTGGGTAAGAAATTACGAATAAAACGTTACAAACTATTATTGATCACCCATAACACACTGAATGTCTACTTTATCATTCAGTTCCTGAATGCCCCAATGGATCAACTGCGctattgttgaaattataaatttgcgcggcggccatctaggatttaaaaaattatcccaaattcgttctctgcaccctcaagaacctcggatacgatatccatattgttgaaatcataattttgcgcggcggccatctaggatttaaaaaatgatcccaaattcgttctctgcaccctcaagaaccacggatatgatatccatgttgttgaaatcataattttacgcggcggccatctaggatataaaaattatcccaaattcgttctctgcaccctcaagaacctcggatacgatatccatattgttgaaatcataattttgcgcggcggccatctaggatttaaaaaatgatcccaaattcgttctctgcaccctcaagaacctcggatatgatatccatgttgttgaaatcataattttacgcggcggccatctaggatataaaaattatcccaaattcgttctctgcaccctcaagaacatcggatacgatatccatattgttgaaatcatattgtAGGTATATTGATCGCCTAATGATATATTGAgccttacccccttattcataaagtctgctaacttaaagcattgctaatccgcactctgtcttcttctattgacataagtcagaatgagaaaaaacactccttagcggctgtttaaagttagcggaccattatgaataagggggttagtcttTTACGTATTATGCATTTGTGCATTCAGTTCAGTACTTACCTAGTAGCACAGAACAATAATACTCTTTACCTTTACCCTAGTAGGTATAACAAAGATCAGACGAAGATGTTCTATTTTCCTTGGcagttatattatgtattctgTGATAAGAcccaatcaataaaaaatatatttactgacACGAATAAGTCTACAATCAGCTAATACTTAATATTGTTCAAgtttatcaaaaattaaaaaaaatgtaacctAGATTCGTGAACATTTTTAACCTATTATTGGCAAGCGATCTACAGATTTAATTACTGTAAGGatgtattgttaaaattataccCTACAATTGTGATACAATGTAAAACCAAATCCTCCttttat
Proteins encoded in this region:
- the LOC126965459 gene encoding uncharacterized protein LOC126965459, with translation MTAVLIIMIFHCFLLYTIVLSIESATNNVNQTTIIPKWTNTEAIKSNWTFKDYLEKYKLSRVWEDISKRRKAQGLNNVSEELKEVFQSIDATDDLLNIKFPNGDPKIITKKDGRRWQPPGDLVNNYFDPYNVRRRIYELMKQSIYQARNKMVIMQIIRKQFNTHPVYKMGFLISKTDQACKTFARVTTKAYRDCTLNRKRWTRYTLTEFVYAQERVLSLRYETELLIDLIYLNHNNLEDLLSSNLTNQKENWKFVD